The segment GGGTTGTGCGGCGGTTGTTCCCATACAGCAGTGGGTAGTCTCGCGAATACCTGCCCATCAACCTACCCAGAACGGGCGAAGCACCACCAACCCGCCGACCGAGGAGCAGCGCTATGTCGGATTCCGCCGCGCGCGGAGAGACCGAACCGCCGTCCAACGCCGAGGCCACCGCACTGGCCCGGGCGGCGTTGCGCGAAGTCGGCCGGGTCATCGTCGGTCAGGACCACATGGTGGAACGCACCCTCGTCGCGCTCGTCGCCAAGGGCCACTGTCTGCTGGAGGGGGTGCCCGGGGTCGCCAAGACCCTCGCCGTGTCCACGTTGGCGACCGTCACCGGCGGCACCTTCAACCGGATCCAGTTCACCCCCGACCTGGTGCCCTCCGACATCGTGGGTACGCGCATCTTCCATCCCTCCAGTGAACGCTTCGACACCGAGCTCGGCCCCGTCTTCGCCAACTTCGTCCTCGCCGACGAGATCAACCGCGCCCCCGCCAAGGTCCAGTCGTCGCTGCTCGAGGTCATGGCCGAGAAGCAGGTGTCCCTGGGCGGACACACTCACGCGCTGCCCGAGCCGTTCATCGTCATCGCCACCCAGAACCCCATCGAGTCCGAGGGCGTCTACCCGCTCCCGGAGGCCCAGCGCGACCGGTTCCTGATGAAGGTGACGGTGCCCCATCCACGCGGCCACGAGGAGATGGAGATCCTCC is part of the Spiractinospora alimapuensis genome and harbors:
- a CDS encoding AAA family ATPase, with translation MSDSAARGETEPPSNAEATALARAALREVGRVIVGQDHMVERTLVALVAKGHCLLEGVPGVAKTLAVSTLATVTGGTFNRIQFTPDLVPSDIVGTRIFHPSSERFDTELGPVFANFVLADEINRAPAKVQSSLLEVMAEKQVSLGGHTHALPEPFIVIATQNPIESEGVYPLPEAQRDRFLMKVTVPHPRGHEEMEILRRMSTDPPRAERVLDPVTLSELQAHAEQVQLHQLVADYIVRLVMATREPEAYGLGDLRRVIEIGASPRATLGLAASARALAVIRGRDYVLPDDIRYLARDVMAHRLVLTFDALADGFTTGHVIDRVLGAVAPPHVIWEDPPAGDSDTLVPQR